The genomic segment TCCACGAACGCGACGGGCTGGACGCCGACACGATGCTGCGGGTCGCGCGGGAGACCAACCTCTCCGAGGCGACCTTCCTGCAGACGGCGACCCGCGAGGGCGCCGACTACCGCCACCGGACCTTTACGACCGCCCAGGAGATTCCGTTCGCGGGGCACCCGTCGCTGGGGACCGCGCGCGGGCCGAGATGCTCCAGGAGCCCGCCGGGGTCGGCCGCCGGATCGCTGTGCGCCTTCCTGCACCGCCTGGCCGGCGTCACCGCGCTGCGCGTCGACCAGGGCCTGGCCATGGGCCGGCCCAGCCGCATCGACACGGCGATGGACGGCGACCGCCTCCGCGTCGGCGGTGAGTGCGTGGTCGTCCTGCAGGGCGAGCTGCGGATCTGATCGGCGCGCCGCTCGTCCAGGCGTCCAGGCGCACCGACCGCCGCTGGAGGCCTGGCGCGCACCGGCCGACACCCACCGTGACACAGGCAGCGCGCCGGCATCGGGGAACACTTCCGGCGCGCACGCTCCCTCGCCCCGCGGGGGACGAAGGATGCCGCGAGCGCGCCTGAGGCCCTCGCCTCGGCGCGCTCGCGCTCCTCCTCGCCGGGCTAGACTCCGAGCCGTCCGGGGCCATAGCTCAGCTGGGAGAGCGCCTGCTTTGCAAGCAGGAGGTCGGGGGTTCGATCCCCCCTGGCTCCACTCCACGAAAGCCCCGATGATGCGGGGCTTTCGTCGTTCAGGCGGAGAGCGCTTCGGGGGCCGGCAGAGCGCCGTTCGGGCCGCTACGGGTCGGGCTCGAGCAGCGCGTCCGGCCATCGTGCACCGATCGTCGACGTCGATGCCGAGCAGCTTCGTCGCCCACGTGGGTGCCGCGCACGTGCGGCTCCGGAGGGCATGCGCCGAGCAGCGCCCGTCACATGCTGTTCACCCGTCCGCTCGCTGACGTGCTTAGCCTCGGCCGCCCACTCGCGTCAGGAGATTCCATGAACAGGGCCGTATTCACAGGACTCGTCGTTGTCGGCTTGCTGTCGGTGCCAGGGGCGGCGATGGCGGGGAACGGCACGCCGGTCAACACCGGGTCGGCGAACCCCTTGACCCTCGCGGTCTTCGGCGACGCTCCGTACGGCGCGAGCAACGCGGACACCGCGGCGTTCGACGCGACGCCGGCGTTCGTCGACGGGGTCAACCGCGACCCGGAGGTGAGCCTGGTGGCGCACGTCGGGGACCTCCACTCGGGCAGCCAGAAGTGCACGGTCGCGTACGACCAGTCGGTCGCCGACATGTGGACGGCGTTCAAGGATCCGCTGATCTACACGCCCGGCGACAACGAGTGGACCGACTGCCAGAAGAACAAGGAGCTGCCGGGCAGCGACTTCGGCGGGAACCCGCTGCCGAACCTGGCCGCGGTGCGCTCGATCTTCTTCCCGCGGACCGGGTACACGCTCGGCGGCCGCCCGAAGCAGGTGCTCTCGCAGGCGCAGGTTGGTACGGGCACCGACGTGGCCTACGCCGAGAACGTGATGTGGCAGCAGTCGCAGACGCTGTTCGTGACGCTGAACATCCCAGGCGGCTCGAACAACGACGCCGACAACTGGTTCGGCCAGTCGCGCACGCAGGCGCAGACCGACGAGATCGCCCAGCGCACGCAGGCCGACCTCGACTGGCTCTCCCAGGCGTTCGCCCAGGCCAGCGCCGACGGCGCCGGCAGCGTCGTCATCCTCGAGCAGGCCGACATGTGGGACCTCGACGGCAAGGCGCCCTCGCACATCGCGGACTACAAGCCGTTCATCGACGCGATCGCCGCGAACACGATGTCGTTCGGCAAGCCGGTGCTGCTCTTCAACGGCGACTCGCACGCCTACCGCTCGGACAACCCGCTGATGCCCGGCGCGCCGTGCGTCGTCGAGACCGGAGCGCCTGACGCCTCGACGAAGCCGTGCGCCGACGATGCCTACGCCAACCAGGCGGCCAACGGCGGCGCCTACGACGTGCCCAACTTCCACCGGATCGTCGTACACGGCGGCACCACGTTCCCGGCCCAGCCGCTCGAGTACACGCGCCTGACCGACGACCCGTGGGCATTCAACCCGCCCTCGAGCAGCAGCTTCGGTCCATTCAGCTGGGAGCGCGTCCAGCCGTAACGCCTGAGCCGCACCGGCGCGTCGGTCGCTCCCGCTCCGATCCCGGGTGGCGATGCGCAGGATGAACGACGAATCCCCATGAAGACCGCGGATTCTCGGGGTTCTCGCCGACCTGTCGGCCTGCTTTGCACGCGACGGAGAAGCGGCGGGCTCAGGCCCCGCGGGTGCGCACGATGCGGATGCTGTAGTGCGTGTGCGTCGAGGTGATGCTGTGGACCCAGACGGTCACGCTCCCGCGGTAGCGGTCGCGCGCGTAGCGCCAGGACACCACGCAGCGCACGCGAAGCGCCGAGCGGCGGCTGCACGCGCGCCGGTATCCGAGCCCCCGGGTGAAGCGCGTGCCGAAGCGTCGTGTCAGGGCCCGGCGCACCTCGCTCTGTGCGCGGGTCATCGAGAATGGGCGCGACGAGGTCGGCCCGCCCGGCGCGAAGACGGCCTCGGCGACCAGGTGCTCGACGCTCGCCTGGCGGGCGTAGAGGCAGAGGCGGATCCTGCCGGAGAACGCGGGCGAGAAGGTGTCGGTCTCCGTCTCGGTCCCGGAGGTGCTGTGGAGATCCCCGACGTAGGTGAGGTGGGACGTGTCCTCCGAGCACGGCTGGGAGGCGGGCAGCTGCCACGCGTGGGCGTACCAGCCGCAGTAGCCGGATGCGGTGCACAGGCTGAAGGTGGTGGTGTACGTGGCCGACACGCGGCCGCCGGAGATCACGTGGACGTTGCCGATGGAACCCGACACCGACCCGCCGGACGGGGCGGGCGTGGGGCTTGGCGTCGGGCCCGGTGTGGGACTGGGCGTCGGCGCCGTGGCCGTCGTCCCGGCAGTCCACGAGCGGGTCCCGGTGACGCAGCCCTGGTAGGTGATGTTCAGCGTGCCCTGGGCCTGCTGCGGGGAGGGGAAGACGCCGTCGAAGGTGAACCCGCCCGTGGGGTCGGGTCTGGAGAAGGCGTTGCCGACGATCGGCAC from the Baekduia soli genome contains:
- a CDS encoding PhzF family phenazine biosynthesis protein; protein product: MATRRRLTWLDVFTSTPPTGDGLAVVHERDGLDADTMLRVARETNLSEATFLQTATREGADYRHRTFTTAQEIPFAGHPSLGTARGPRCSRSPPGSAAGSLCAFLHRLAGVTALRVDQGLAMGRPSRIDTAMDGDRLRVGGECVVVLQGELRI
- a CDS encoding metallophosphoesterase produces the protein MLFTRPLADVLSLGRPLASGDSMNRAVFTGLVVVGLLSVPGAAMAGNGTPVNTGSANPLTLAVFGDAPYGASNADTAAFDATPAFVDGVNRDPEVSLVAHVGDLHSGSQKCTVAYDQSVADMWTAFKDPLIYTPGDNEWTDCQKNKELPGSDFGGNPLPNLAAVRSIFFPRTGYTLGGRPKQVLSQAQVGTGTDVAYAENVMWQQSQTLFVTLNIPGGSNNDADNWFGQSRTQAQTDEIAQRTQADLDWLSQAFAQASADGAGSVVILEQADMWDLDGKAPSHIADYKPFIDAIAANTMSFGKPVLLFNGDSHAYRSDNPLMPGAPCVVETGAPDASTKPCADDAYANQAANGGAYDVPNFHRIVVHGGTTFPAQPLEYTRLTDDPWAFNPPSSSSFGPFSWERVQP